One Peterkaempfera bronchialis DNA window includes the following coding sequences:
- a CDS encoding NAD(P)/FAD-dependent oxidoreductase — MERPRILVVGGGFAGVECARRLERRLSPAEAEIALVTPYSYQLYLPLLPNVAAGVLTPQSVAVSLRRTLHRTNIIPGGAIGVDTQAKMCVIRAITDEVVVKRYDYLVLAPGSITRTFDIPGLNQYARGMKTLAEAAYIRDHVIAQLDLASATQDRAERESRLQFVVVGGGYAGTETAACLQRLTTAATKRYPRLDPRLVKWHLIDIAPRLMPELGDKLGRTALDILRRRGIDISLGVSVAEVGADSVKFTDGRLIPSRTLIWTAGVAASPLVGTLGAETVKGRLAVTADMRVPQLDGVFALGDAAAVPDLAKGDGAVCPPTAQHGQRQGKTVADNVVALLRNQPLAAYRHRDLGLVVDLGGADAVSKPLGVELHGPAAQAVARGYHLMALRTNVAKARVAVNWTLNATAGDDFVRTGFQARRPAALRDFEYTDSYLTREQVKEYTTSLLAKG, encoded by the coding sequence ATGGAACGACCCCGGATCCTGGTGGTGGGCGGCGGCTTCGCCGGTGTGGAGTGCGCCCGGCGGCTGGAGCGCAGACTGTCTCCGGCCGAGGCGGAGATCGCCCTGGTCACGCCCTACAGCTACCAGCTCTACCTGCCGCTGCTGCCCAATGTCGCCGCCGGAGTGCTCACCCCGCAGTCGGTGGCCGTCTCGCTCCGCCGCACCCTGCACCGCACCAACATCATCCCGGGCGGCGCGATCGGCGTGGACACCCAGGCGAAGATGTGCGTCATCCGCGCCATCACCGACGAGGTGGTGGTCAAGCGGTACGACTACCTGGTGCTGGCCCCCGGCAGCATCACCCGGACCTTCGACATCCCGGGCCTCAACCAGTACGCGCGCGGGATGAAGACGCTGGCCGAGGCCGCGTACATCCGCGACCATGTGATCGCCCAGCTGGACCTGGCGTCGGCGACCCAGGACCGGGCGGAGCGCGAGTCGCGGCTCCAGTTCGTGGTGGTCGGCGGCGGCTACGCGGGCACCGAGACCGCCGCCTGCCTCCAGCGGCTCACCACCGCCGCCACCAAGCGCTATCCGCGCCTGGACCCGCGCCTGGTCAAGTGGCACCTGATCGACATCGCCCCCCGGCTGATGCCCGAACTGGGCGACAAGCTCGGCCGCACCGCGCTGGACATCCTGCGGCGGCGCGGCATCGACATCTCGCTCGGGGTCTCGGTGGCCGAGGTCGGCGCCGACAGCGTGAAGTTCACCGACGGCCGGCTGATCCCCAGCCGCACCCTGATCTGGACCGCCGGGGTCGCCGCCAGCCCACTGGTGGGCACCCTCGGCGCGGAGACGGTCAAGGGCCGGCTCGCGGTCACCGCGGACATGCGGGTACCGCAGCTCGACGGGGTCTTCGCGCTCGGCGACGCGGCGGCCGTACCGGACCTGGCCAAGGGCGACGGCGCGGTCTGCCCGCCGACCGCGCAGCACGGGCAGCGGCAGGGCAAAACGGTGGCCGACAATGTGGTGGCGCTGCTGCGCAACCAGCCGCTGGCGGCGTACCGGCACCGGGACCTCGGCCTGGTGGTGGACCTCGGCGGGGCGGACGCGGTCTCCAAGCCGCTCGGCGTGGAGCTGCACGGGCCCGCCGCGCAGGCGGTGGCCCGTGGCTACCATCTGATGGCGCTGCGCACCAATGTCGCCAAGGCCCGGGTGGCGGTCAACTGGACGCTCAACGCGACCGCCGGCGACGACTTTGTGCGCACCGGCTTCCAGGCCCGCCGTCCGGCGGCGCTGCGCGACTTCGAGTACACCGATTCCTACCTCACCCGGGAGCAGGTCAAGGAGTACACCACCTCGCTGCTGGCCAAGGGGTGA